One Hemibagrus wyckioides isolate EC202008001 linkage group LG07, SWU_Hwy_1.0, whole genome shotgun sequence DNA segment encodes these proteins:
- the nhsl2 gene encoding NHS-like protein 2 isoform X5, protein MEKLDILKNRAATTNLDSESKRTAHFQSSWQQHVNVFGSWSRPECVQELHQEAQLNLQSLLQDFEEQLYDNRVTGQTFRHPSSQSSEDTSTTLSRSPSSLNKKTEFVFLPANKQVCEDETTSLGIRAQDPGACGSDRSFLGWNSSVGPPVAEKPRWHLSRHSSAHLVPIDVTGQSFDKHASELQAPFRTEKAVNPKTIRRPRSVIAGPDVTLHCQGDGKILAVDLIQGACSPDSSQPRSLEPTTENTGEQHIPLRKTQSDREHSVPPSPKAPSGMMDHATLMCPSSSWNGPKGSTFSPSWNDSYNYALTPNPVAKQPLSKPGTLDSGGGGLMCPSQTSSVMSMSSVSHSSSFTFISEPSAHRTNIVTHEHAIKGKRNETGGAASSPAAGNGHNKCEQEKRSSRANAFKFRERSLSTPTDSGSLCSTDNICCPGDTVPVVREGESYALLYPSNSSEDNTSTDTVSVTTGSDFFPVSRLRSRSRSISLKKPKKKPPPPVRSVSLVKNLSAIGGMGSHHGEGHIRDGRPKSLFIPRDHNFQDSFRPEFLMASKPDEETHSSLETASDTSQPPEKEADLAFPPHWQLSEWKSNNDPYRSLSGSSTATGTTVIECIKVRGSSESLNSPSNSRATSPSPLSIEAETKVSPFKPPCLMSPSSGYSSQSETPTPTITNSAITGLTPTGCKMRPKIPERKSSLPATSPKDKSQARLSFELPVNSPVDLSSVKPKPKANRRHSDTSTSSKPGKSSQSSQPMVTTTDLRNIRLRSVSRSELEDSPDGSSDIIEEEQGRDISPPTTPCSSKPPKPPVAVKPPLPKRPMNLMLKSPSSSPHAQESPPASPIDRPMPVANIYMVVRKPKPKRPSQSSVSPSAVTPQEHVPRHPPPLPELDLEHGIPIEEDYNFPSSPEKEDIGKTFRSQSPISCIAELDKKKPKVPPPVPKKPNVLLLPSPTVQTPSNDFTEKQSLLFESGSQSPLGPPPSEAEEASYNKDDQEISANKEIPETCESDVQLENQGNLEVLGNEENHDTPEDGTPKDIGSIPDVDMKAFTSEIMSEASLEENSSVKDKPELHITEETDDDVLVHTPTTHTTEDLFTIIHRSKRKVLGRKEPAFGSRQSLVSPVKSSSSDIRTMTLGSTPRSNSRNENFMALLQKKGNKSSSGTRVSAMELLKSTNPLARRVTEFSQSDLDAAGTDPSKMALPDQ, encoded by the exons CCACCACCAACTTGGACTCGGAGAGCAAGCGAACGGCCCACTTCCAATCGTCATGGCAACagcatgtgaatgtgtttggCTCGTGGAGTAGGCCGGAGTGTGTGCAGGAGCTGCACCAAGAGGCTCAGCTCAACCTCCAGAGCCTGCTGCAAG ACTTTGAGGAGCAGCTGTATGATAACAGGGTAACTGGGCAGACATTCCGGCACCCTTCCTCTCAGAGCTCAGAGGACACCTCCACCACGCTCAGCCGCTCGCCTTCATCACTCAACAAGAAAACAGAGTTTGTCTTCCTG CCTGCAAATAAAcaggtgtgtgaggatgagACAACGTCATTAGGGATCCGGGCTCAGGACCCGGGTGCTTGTGGCTCAGACCGCTCTTTCCTGGGCTGGAATTCTTCAGTAGGGCCCCCAGTTGCTGAAAAACCTCGCTGGCACCTGAGTCGACATTCCTCTGCACACCTCGTACCTATCGATGTTACAG GCCAGAGCTTTGATAAGCACGCCAGCGAACTCCAGGCCCCCTTTAGAACTGAAAAGGCGGTTAACCCAAAGACCATCCGCCGCCCAAGGAGTGTGATCGCAGGCCCTGATGTCACGCTACACTGCCAAG GTGATGGCAAGATTCTTGCTGTTGATCTGATACAAGGTGCCTGTTCTCCTGACTCCTCCCAGCCGAGATCTCTGGAACCCACCACAGAGAATACAGGCGAGCAGCACATACCCTTACGGAAAACTCAGAGTGACAGAGAGCACAGTGTCCCCCCATCCCCCAAAGCTCCCTCAGGCATGATGGACCATGCCACTCTTATGTGCCCCAGCTCTTCTTGGAATGGCCCAAAGGGTTCCACCTTCTCTCCCTCCTGGAATGACTCCTACAACTATGCCCTGACCCCAAACCCTGTTGCCAAGCAGCCTTTGTCCAAACCTGGAACATTAGACTCTGGTGGAGGTGGCCTCATGTGCCCTTCCCAAACCAGCTCTGTCATGTCCATGAGCTCTGTGTCACACTCTAGCTCCTTCACTTTCATCTCAGAACCTTCTGCACATAGGACAAATATAGTCACACATGAACATGcaattaaaggaaaaagaaatgagaCTGGGGGTGCAGCATCCAGTCCAGCTGCTGGTAATGGCCACAACAAATGTGAGCAAGAAAAGAGATCATCGCGAGCCAATGCTTTTAAATTCCGTGAACGCTCCCTTTCAACACCAACAGATTCTGGATCTCTCTGCTCAACAGACAATATATGCTGTCCAGGAGATACAGTGCCTGTAGTCCGAGAAGGTGAGAGCTATGCCTTGCTGTACCCTAGCAATAGCTCTGAGGACAACaccagcactgacactgtgtcTGTAACAACAGGGTCTGACTTTTTCCCAGTGAGCAGACTGAGGTCACGATCACGAAGCATCTCACTAAAGAAGCCCAAAAAGAAACCACCACCTCCTGTACGCAGTGTGTCCCTAGTAAAGAACTTGTCAGCCATTGGTGGGATGGGCTCACACCATGGTGAAGGACATATCAGAGACGGTAGGCCTAAGAGCCTTTTCATACCACGAGATCATAATTTCCAGGATTCATTCCGGCCTGAGTTTCTTATGGCATCTAAACCAGATGAGGAGACACACAGCAGTTTGGAGACAGCTTCTGATACATCTCAGCCCCCTGAAAAAGAAGCTGACCTAGCTTTCCCTCCTCACTGGCAGCTCAGTGAGTGGAAGTCCAACAATGACCCTTATCGTTCATTATCAGGGTCCAGCACTGCTACAGGTACAACAGTAATTGAATGCATTAAAGTGCGTGGAAGCTCAGAATCCCTAAATTCACCATCAAACTCTCGCGCTACTTCCCCTTCCCCACTTTCCATTGAAGCAGAGACTAAGGTCTCTCCATTTAAGCCTCCATGTCTCATGTCACCCTCAAGTGGATACTCTAGTCAGTCTGAGACTCCGACCCCAACTATTACAAACTCTGCCATCACTGGACTCACCCCAACAGGGTGCAAGATGCGTCCAAAGATCCCAGAGAGGAAGTCCTCACTTCCAGCCACTTCACCAAAAGACAAATCTCAGGCTCGTCTCTCTTTTGAGTTACCTGTGAATTCCCCAGTAGACTTGTCTTCTGTCAAGCCCAAACCTAAAGCTAACCGGAGGCACTCAGACACATCTACCAGCAGCAAACCAGGAAAATCGAGTCAGTCATCGCAACCCATGGTTACCACAACAGATCTGCGAAATATCAGACTCCGTTCAGTAAGCCGCTCAGAACTTGAAGACAGTCCTGATGGTTCATCTGATATTATAGAGGAGGAGCAAGGACGTGATATTAGCCCTCCTACCACTCCATGTAGCTCTAAGCCACCCAAACCACCAGTTGCGGTAAAGCCACCACTCCCCAAACGACCAATGAACTTAATGCTGAAGTCTCCCTCATCATCTCCCCATGCTCAGGAATCTCCGCCAGCCTCCCCAATAGACCGACCAATGCCTGTAGCCAACATCTACATGGTGGTCAGGAAGCCTAAACCTAAGAGGCCATCCCAATCATCAGTCAGTCCATCTGCAGTTACACCTCAAGAGCATGTGCCAAGACATCCACCCCCACTACCTGAGCTTGACCTAGAACATGGGATTCCAATTGAGGAGGATTATAACTTTCCTAGCAGTCCAGAGAAAGAGGACATAGGCAAGACCTTTCGTAGTCAAAGTCCAATTTCCTGCATAGCTGAATTGGACAAGAAGAAACCCAAGGTACCACCACCGGTACCCAAAAAGCCAAATGTTCTTCTCTTACCTTCTCCTACCGTCCAGACACCAAGCAATGACTTTACAGAAAAGCAAAGCCTCCTATTTGAAAGTGGTTCTCAGTCACCTCTAGGCCCACCACCATCTGAAGCTGAGGAAGCTTCTTATAACAAAGATGACCAAGAAATATCTGCTAACAAAGAGATTCCAGAAACTTGTGAGAGCGATGTACAACTTGAAAATCAAGGTAACCTGGAGGTCCTTGGAAATGAAGAAAACCACGATACACCAGAGGATGGAACCCCTAAGGATATTGGATCTATTCCAGATGTGGACATGAAGGCATTCACTTCAGAAATAATGTCAG AAGCTTCACTGGAGGAAAACAGCTCTGTCAAAGATAAGCCAGAATTGCACATCACTGAAGAAACAGATGATGATGTGCTTGTGCACACACCTACCACCCATACAACTGAAGACCttttcaccatcatacacag ATCTAAGCGAAAAGTCCTTGGCCGTAAGGAGCCAGCATTTGGCAGTCGTCAGAGCCTTGTGTCACCTgtgaaaagcagcagcagtgacATCCGAACAATGACATTGGGCAGCACTCCAAGGTCAAATTCTCGGAATGAGAACTTCATGGCTCTTCTACAGAAGAAGGGCAACAAATCAAGCAGTGGAACACGGGTCTCTGCCATGGAACTGCTGAAGAGCACAAACCCTTTGGCTCGCCGTGTCACTGAGTTTTCTCAGTCAGATCTGGATGCTGCTGGAACTGACCCATCTAAAATGGCTCTACCAGACCAGTGA
- the nhsl2 gene encoding NHS-like protein 2 isoform X4 encodes MFWDRKHGTMGNSQRRAKGRHKTKGATATTNLDSESKRTAHFQSSWQQHVNVFGSWSRPECVQELHQEAQLNLQSLLQDFEEQLYDNRVTGQTFRHPSSQSSEDTSTTLSRSPSSLNKKTEFVFLPANKQVCEDETTSLGIRAQDPGACGSDRSFLGWNSSVGPPVAEKPRWHLSRHSSAHLVPIDVTGQSFDKHASELQAPFRTEKAVNPKTIRRPRSVIAGPDVTLHCQGDGKILAVDLIQGACSPDSSQPRSLEPTTENTGEQHIPLRKTQSDREHSVPPSPKAPSGMMDHATLMCPSSSWNGPKGSTFSPSWNDSYNYALTPNPVAKQPLSKPGTLDSGGGGLMCPSQTSSVMSMSSVSHSSSFTFISEPSAHRTNIVTHEHAIKGKRNETGGAASSPAAGNGHNKCEQEKRSSRANAFKFRERSLSTPTDSGSLCSTDNICCPGDTVPVVREGESYALLYPSNSSEDNTSTDTVSVTTGSDFFPVSRLRSRSRSISLKKPKKKPPPPVRSVSLVKNLSAIGGMGSHHGEGHIRDGRPKSLFIPRDHNFQDSFRPEFLMASKPDEETHSSLETASDTSQPPEKEADLAFPPHWQLSEWKSNNDPYRSLSGSSTATGTTVIECIKVRGSSESLNSPSNSRATSPSPLSIEAETKVSPFKPPCLMSPSSGYSSQSETPTPTITNSAITGLTPTGCKMRPKIPERKSSLPATSPKDKSQARLSFELPVNSPVDLSSVKPKPKANRRHSDTSTSSKPGKSSQSSQPMVTTTDLRNIRLRSVSRSELEDSPDGSSDIIEEEQGRDISPPTTPCSSKPPKPPVAVKPPLPKRPMNLMLKSPSSSPHAQESPPASPIDRPMPVANIYMVVRKPKPKRPSQSSVSPSAVTPQEHVPRHPPPLPELDLEHGIPIEEDYNFPSSPEKEDIGKTFRSQSPISCIAELDKKKPKVPPPVPKKPNVLLLPSPTVQTPSNDFTEKQSLLFESGSQSPLGPPPSEAEEASYNKDDQEISANKEIPETCESDVQLENQGNLEVLGNEENHDTPEDGTPKDIGSIPDVDMKAFTSEIMSEASLEENSSVKDKPELHITEETDDDVLVHTPTTHTTEDLFTIIHRSKRKVLGRKEPAFGSRQSLVSPVKSSSSDIRTMTLGSTPRSNSRNENFMALLQKKGNKSSSGTRVSAMELLKSTNPLARRVTEFSQSDLDAAGTDPSKMALPDQ; translated from the exons CCACCACCAACTTGGACTCGGAGAGCAAGCGAACGGCCCACTTCCAATCGTCATGGCAACagcatgtgaatgtgtttggCTCGTGGAGTAGGCCGGAGTGTGTGCAGGAGCTGCACCAAGAGGCTCAGCTCAACCTCCAGAGCCTGCTGCAAG ACTTTGAGGAGCAGCTGTATGATAACAGGGTAACTGGGCAGACATTCCGGCACCCTTCCTCTCAGAGCTCAGAGGACACCTCCACCACGCTCAGCCGCTCGCCTTCATCACTCAACAAGAAAACAGAGTTTGTCTTCCTG CCTGCAAATAAAcaggtgtgtgaggatgagACAACGTCATTAGGGATCCGGGCTCAGGACCCGGGTGCTTGTGGCTCAGACCGCTCTTTCCTGGGCTGGAATTCTTCAGTAGGGCCCCCAGTTGCTGAAAAACCTCGCTGGCACCTGAGTCGACATTCCTCTGCACACCTCGTACCTATCGATGTTACAG GCCAGAGCTTTGATAAGCACGCCAGCGAACTCCAGGCCCCCTTTAGAACTGAAAAGGCGGTTAACCCAAAGACCATCCGCCGCCCAAGGAGTGTGATCGCAGGCCCTGATGTCACGCTACACTGCCAAG GTGATGGCAAGATTCTTGCTGTTGATCTGATACAAGGTGCCTGTTCTCCTGACTCCTCCCAGCCGAGATCTCTGGAACCCACCACAGAGAATACAGGCGAGCAGCACATACCCTTACGGAAAACTCAGAGTGACAGAGAGCACAGTGTCCCCCCATCCCCCAAAGCTCCCTCAGGCATGATGGACCATGCCACTCTTATGTGCCCCAGCTCTTCTTGGAATGGCCCAAAGGGTTCCACCTTCTCTCCCTCCTGGAATGACTCCTACAACTATGCCCTGACCCCAAACCCTGTTGCCAAGCAGCCTTTGTCCAAACCTGGAACATTAGACTCTGGTGGAGGTGGCCTCATGTGCCCTTCCCAAACCAGCTCTGTCATGTCCATGAGCTCTGTGTCACACTCTAGCTCCTTCACTTTCATCTCAGAACCTTCTGCACATAGGACAAATATAGTCACACATGAACATGcaattaaaggaaaaagaaatgagaCTGGGGGTGCAGCATCCAGTCCAGCTGCTGGTAATGGCCACAACAAATGTGAGCAAGAAAAGAGATCATCGCGAGCCAATGCTTTTAAATTCCGTGAACGCTCCCTTTCAACACCAACAGATTCTGGATCTCTCTGCTCAACAGACAATATATGCTGTCCAGGAGATACAGTGCCTGTAGTCCGAGAAGGTGAGAGCTATGCCTTGCTGTACCCTAGCAATAGCTCTGAGGACAACaccagcactgacactgtgtcTGTAACAACAGGGTCTGACTTTTTCCCAGTGAGCAGACTGAGGTCACGATCACGAAGCATCTCACTAAAGAAGCCCAAAAAGAAACCACCACCTCCTGTACGCAGTGTGTCCCTAGTAAAGAACTTGTCAGCCATTGGTGGGATGGGCTCACACCATGGTGAAGGACATATCAGAGACGGTAGGCCTAAGAGCCTTTTCATACCACGAGATCATAATTTCCAGGATTCATTCCGGCCTGAGTTTCTTATGGCATCTAAACCAGATGAGGAGACACACAGCAGTTTGGAGACAGCTTCTGATACATCTCAGCCCCCTGAAAAAGAAGCTGACCTAGCTTTCCCTCCTCACTGGCAGCTCAGTGAGTGGAAGTCCAACAATGACCCTTATCGTTCATTATCAGGGTCCAGCACTGCTACAGGTACAACAGTAATTGAATGCATTAAAGTGCGTGGAAGCTCAGAATCCCTAAATTCACCATCAAACTCTCGCGCTACTTCCCCTTCCCCACTTTCCATTGAAGCAGAGACTAAGGTCTCTCCATTTAAGCCTCCATGTCTCATGTCACCCTCAAGTGGATACTCTAGTCAGTCTGAGACTCCGACCCCAACTATTACAAACTCTGCCATCACTGGACTCACCCCAACAGGGTGCAAGATGCGTCCAAAGATCCCAGAGAGGAAGTCCTCACTTCCAGCCACTTCACCAAAAGACAAATCTCAGGCTCGTCTCTCTTTTGAGTTACCTGTGAATTCCCCAGTAGACTTGTCTTCTGTCAAGCCCAAACCTAAAGCTAACCGGAGGCACTCAGACACATCTACCAGCAGCAAACCAGGAAAATCGAGTCAGTCATCGCAACCCATGGTTACCACAACAGATCTGCGAAATATCAGACTCCGTTCAGTAAGCCGCTCAGAACTTGAAGACAGTCCTGATGGTTCATCTGATATTATAGAGGAGGAGCAAGGACGTGATATTAGCCCTCCTACCACTCCATGTAGCTCTAAGCCACCCAAACCACCAGTTGCGGTAAAGCCACCACTCCCCAAACGACCAATGAACTTAATGCTGAAGTCTCCCTCATCATCTCCCCATGCTCAGGAATCTCCGCCAGCCTCCCCAATAGACCGACCAATGCCTGTAGCCAACATCTACATGGTGGTCAGGAAGCCTAAACCTAAGAGGCCATCCCAATCATCAGTCAGTCCATCTGCAGTTACACCTCAAGAGCATGTGCCAAGACATCCACCCCCACTACCTGAGCTTGACCTAGAACATGGGATTCCAATTGAGGAGGATTATAACTTTCCTAGCAGTCCAGAGAAAGAGGACATAGGCAAGACCTTTCGTAGTCAAAGTCCAATTTCCTGCATAGCTGAATTGGACAAGAAGAAACCCAAGGTACCACCACCGGTACCCAAAAAGCCAAATGTTCTTCTCTTACCTTCTCCTACCGTCCAGACACCAAGCAATGACTTTACAGAAAAGCAAAGCCTCCTATTTGAAAGTGGTTCTCAGTCACCTCTAGGCCCACCACCATCTGAAGCTGAGGAAGCTTCTTATAACAAAGATGACCAAGAAATATCTGCTAACAAAGAGATTCCAGAAACTTGTGAGAGCGATGTACAACTTGAAAATCAAGGTAACCTGGAGGTCCTTGGAAATGAAGAAAACCACGATACACCAGAGGATGGAACCCCTAAGGATATTGGATCTATTCCAGATGTGGACATGAAGGCATTCACTTCAGAAATAATGTCAG AAGCTTCACTGGAGGAAAACAGCTCTGTCAAAGATAAGCCAGAATTGCACATCACTGAAGAAACAGATGATGATGTGCTTGTGCACACACCTACCACCCATACAACTGAAGACCttttcaccatcatacacag ATCTAAGCGAAAAGTCCTTGGCCGTAAGGAGCCAGCATTTGGCAGTCGTCAGAGCCTTGTGTCACCTgtgaaaagcagcagcagtgacATCCGAACAATGACATTGGGCAGCACTCCAAGGTCAAATTCTCGGAATGAGAACTTCATGGCTCTTCTACAGAAGAAGGGCAACAAATCAAGCAGTGGAACACGGGTCTCTGCCATGGAACTGCTGAAGAGCACAAACCCTTTGGCTCGCCGTGTCACTGAGTTTTCTCAGTCAGATCTGGATGCTGCTGGAACTGACCCATCTAAAATGGCTCTACCAGACCAGTGA